Proteins from a genomic interval of Gloeocapsopsis sp. IPPAS B-1203:
- a CDS encoding Chromate resistance protein ChrB produces MSSQAWNLLIYRVPSQPSTQRVYVWRKLKGWGGLYLQQSVCVLPHRENLQQQLEKLRAEIASGNGEADLLTVQIEDEAQNARLIGRFQQQVEEEYREFLGRCRDFHKELDHERGIRNLTFAELDENEAELAKLRSWLPKIRERDFFEASGYSTALDAFDACEQDFQNFSQQVYEAQEFGITDELEGKFP; encoded by the coding sequence ATGTCAAGCCAAGCCTGGAATTTATTGATTTATCGAGTTCCCTCGCAACCCTCAACTCAAAGGGTATATGTGTGGCGCAAGCTCAAGGGCTGGGGTGGGCTGTATTTACAGCAGTCTGTCTGTGTTTTGCCACATCGAGAGAACTTGCAGCAGCAGTTGGAGAAACTGAGAGCCGAAATTGCCTCTGGCAACGGAGAGGCAGATTTACTTACGGTTCAAATTGAGGATGAAGCGCAAAACGCAAGGCTGATCGGGCGGTTTCAGCAACAGGTAGAGGAGGAGTATCGGGAGTTTCTAGGGCGTTGCCGAGACTTTCACAAAGAACTGGATCACGAGCGGGGGATTCGCAATCTGACGTTTGCTGAGTTGGATGAAAATGAGGCGGAGTTGGCAAAGTTGAGATCATGGCTGCCCAAAATACGGGAACGTGATTTCTTTGAAGCCTCCGGTTACTCAACTGCTCTCGATGCATTTGATGCTTGTGAACAAGACTTCCAGAACTTCAGCCAGCAGGTGTACGAAGCCCAAGAGTTTGGCATAACAGATGAGCTAGAGGGGAAATTTCCCTAG
- a CDS encoding sodium:proton exchanger — translation MIVLWILVILASVAAIVWGAETFAEHLGMAAVRLRVSMFALSLLLAGAEPEELATAVAAAVKDVPGIAFGDVIGANIAICLVALGVGAVIAPLPFGKHVRRYALFSVPIGAIATAFVWNGQVDRLEGALLVGLYILYVAIIWIVERHPPTLGETEELEEAQAKLANAEGGNIQSRISKELLLVIAGVIAMAIGAILLVEAVRQISNVEETQTKLGLTLVGFATAFELVVLTWSSSRRGISEVVVAGVVGSFAYNVTMTLGTAAIARPLQVLDATNLHLSLLLMLASLLFVILLAIPKGFLDRIAGSILLAVYLVIVVVILMQ, via the coding sequence GTGATTGTTCTATGGATTTTGGTCATCCTGGCAAGTGTGGCAGCGATCGTCTGGGGGGCAGAGACCTTTGCCGAGCATTTAGGCATGGCGGCTGTTCGGCTGCGTGTGAGCATGTTTGCATTAAGTTTGCTACTGGCAGGGGCAGAACCCGAAGAATTGGCGACAGCGGTAGCGGCGGCTGTGAAAGATGTGCCGGGAATTGCCTTTGGAGATGTAATTGGGGCTAATATTGCAATTTGTTTGGTAGCACTGGGAGTTGGGGCAGTCATTGCACCCTTGCCTTTCGGAAAGCATGTCAGACGCTACGCTCTATTCAGTGTGCCGATTGGAGCGATCGCAACTGCATTTGTGTGGAATGGACAGGTTGATCGCTTAGAAGGCGCATTACTGGTCGGACTATACATCCTTTACGTGGCGATAATCTGGATTGTAGAACGTCATCCCCCGACGCTAGGCGAAACTGAGGAACTTGAGGAAGCACAGGCAAAACTGGCGAACGCTGAAGGGGGTAACATTCAGTCTCGTATCAGCAAAGAACTACTCCTGGTTATAGCTGGGGTGATCGCAATGGCAATTGGAGCAATCCTGCTAGTTGAGGCGGTTCGTCAGATTAGTAATGTTGAGGAAACACAAACAAAGCTGGGACTGACGCTAGTTGGGTTTGCTACCGCGTTTGAATTGGTTGTCCTGACTTGGTCATCATCGAGGCGGGGCATTTCTGAAGTGGTGGTTGCGGGAGTCGTTGGCTCTTTTGCCTATAACGTCACCATGACGCTGGGTACGGCTGCGATTGCTCGTCCGCTGCAAGTGCTAGATGCGACAAATTTACACCTTTCCCTCCTTCTCATGCTGGCATCACTACTATTCGTTATCTTGCTGGCAATCCCAAAAGGTTTTTTGGATCGAATTGCAGGCAGTATTTTGTTGGCAGTTTATCTAGTGATTGTGGTCGTAATCCTGATGCAGTAA
- a CDS encoding ZIP family metal transporter, protein MNEFLTVLAFAALPALGNFAGGILAEFIIASDRALSLALHAATGVVVAVISLELIPASLRVDAPLMTVLSFVAGGLFFIVVDQVTQLVKTRFGSGDIDVGASMIFLGVVVDLFTDGVMIGTGSTIATELGLLLALGQVPADVPEGLATIIAFKRQGVPRRRRFQIAAAFAIPIFLGATIGYWLIRGQSELVKMALLTFTAGILTTLVVEEIIPEAHQDGEARFATLLFLGGFALFGLLSVFLE, encoded by the coding sequence ATGAATGAGTTCTTGACAGTGCTGGCATTTGCTGCATTACCTGCACTCGGCAACTTTGCGGGTGGGATACTAGCAGAATTTATTATTGCGTCTGATCGCGCTCTTAGTTTGGCACTTCATGCTGCAACAGGAGTTGTGGTAGCGGTTATCTCCCTCGAACTGATTCCAGCATCTCTCCGAGTGGATGCACCCTTGATGACCGTCCTCTCCTTTGTGGCAGGTGGTCTTTTCTTCATTGTGGTGGATCAGGTTACGCAACTAGTTAAAACTCGGTTTGGCAGCGGTGATATAGATGTTGGAGCCTCGATGATTTTTCTAGGAGTGGTGGTGGATCTATTTACCGATGGGGTGATGATTGGGACAGGTTCAACTATAGCCACTGAGTTAGGGTTACTTCTCGCATTAGGTCAGGTTCCAGCAGATGTGCCGGAAGGACTTGCTACCATTATTGCCTTTAAGCGACAAGGTGTCCCTCGTCGCAGACGGTTCCAAATTGCGGCCGCTTTTGCGATTCCAATCTTCTTAGGAGCAACCATCGGCTATTGGTTGATACGTGGACAATCTGAGCTAGTTAAGATGGCACTGTTGACCTTTACGGCCGGAATACTCACGACCCTGGTTGTGGAGGAAATTATCCCAGAAGCCCATCAAGACGGTGAAGCCCGATTTGCAACGCTGCTCTTTTTAGGTGGTTTTGCGCTATTCGGATTGTTGTCAGTGTTTCTAGAATAA
- a CDS encoding hemolysin family protein, with protein MTGIVLEILLILLLIIGNGVFAMSEIAIVSARKARLQQQVSQGKSGARAALKLANSPSRFLATVQIGITLVGILAGAFGGATIAEKLAEALRLVPVLVPYSDALAFGIVVIGITYLSLVIGELVPKEVALNNPEGIASKVAQPMQLLSKVTAPIVRVLSVSTQAVVKLLGVRASEEPPVTEDEIRLLIRQGTEIGTFKPAEQDIVERVFRLDDLPVSAIMTPRSRIVWLDLKESFEQNHQKIASSIHSRFPVCQGSLDEVLGIVLIKDLYVHRTAEPSTNLTNFLQRPLFIPESLWALKVLEMFKQTEMHMALVVDEYDVVQGLVTLNDILEAIVGDIPSAGEQNEPQAIRRDDGSWLLDGMLSIDEFQQVLSLDDLPGIRRGHYQTLGGFIIAHLGRIPTSADHFEWQGLRFEVVDMDGNRVDKVLVTPTHFSPY; from the coding sequence ATGACAGGTATAGTCTTGGAAATTCTGCTCATTCTGCTGCTCATTATTGGCAATGGTGTGTTTGCCATGTCAGAAATCGCCATTGTCTCTGCCCGAAAAGCTCGCTTGCAACAGCAGGTTAGTCAAGGAAAATCGGGAGCACGTGCCGCCTTAAAGCTAGCCAACTCACCCAGCCGCTTTCTCGCAACGGTACAAATTGGCATCACGCTGGTGGGTATTCTGGCAGGAGCGTTTGGTGGAGCTACAATCGCCGAAAAATTGGCAGAAGCTTTACGTTTAGTTCCTGTGCTTGTTCCCTACAGCGATGCGCTGGCATTTGGCATTGTAGTGATCGGTATCACGTATTTGTCGCTAGTGATTGGCGAATTGGTACCCAAAGAGGTAGCTTTGAACAATCCAGAAGGCATCGCCTCCAAAGTGGCTCAACCGATGCAATTGTTATCTAAAGTGACTGCACCGATTGTACGTGTATTAAGCGTTTCCACCCAAGCCGTTGTAAAATTATTAGGAGTTCGCGCCTCTGAGGAGCCGCCAGTTACCGAGGATGAAATCCGGCTGCTCATCCGTCAGGGCACCGAGATCGGCACCTTTAAGCCAGCAGAGCAAGATATTGTAGAGCGAGTATTTCGCCTAGATGATTTGCCCGTCAGCGCTATTATGACACCGCGCAGCCGGATTGTCTGGCTAGATTTGAAAGAGTCGTTCGAGCAAAATCATCAAAAGATTGCCAGCAGTATTCACTCTCGTTTTCCCGTATGTCAAGGTAGCTTAGATGAAGTTTTGGGTATTGTACTGATTAAGGATTTGTACGTTCATCGTACCGCAGAACCCTCAACTAATTTAACGAACTTCTTACAGCGACCGTTATTTATCCCTGAAAGTTTGTGGGCGCTGAAGGTGCTGGAGATGTTTAAGCAAACAGAAATGCACATGGCGCTAGTGGTAGATGAATATGATGTAGTGCAAGGATTAGTTACACTGAACGATATTTTGGAGGCGATTGTAGGGGATATTCCATCCGCTGGAGAACAGAATGAACCCCAGGCAATTAGGCGTGACGATGGTTCATGGCTATTAGATGGTATGTTGTCGATTGATGAGTTCCAACAAGTGTTGAGTCTTGATGATTTACCTGGAATTAGAAGAGGACATTACCAGACCCTAGGTGGTTTTATAATTGCTCATCTGGGTCGTATTCCTACCTCTGCCGACCATTTTGAATGGCAAGGACTACGCTTTGAAGTAGTGGATATGGATGGCAATCGCGTGGATAAAGTGTTAGTCACTCCTACGCATTTTTCTCCTTACTAA
- a CDS encoding mechanosensitive ion channel family protein, translating into MNASTKRLLLRSVATVLVILLFLPSAVAQAEQVTVRLDGQAVFRVGEVGKLDAAVRVRQIERRMNRLLENPEAIAPPRIEPTNANNTDRVITIAGVPVVTVTETDAQDNLTTVSVLATQWSQAIDTALKRASERRLSPGGRFIAEVQASIETAFGRLIESAIVIIPRALAALLVIGLFWAIATFVRWLMRIIFRRIVEDLTIENLIKQVAYYAVWILGFIVALDAFGFDPQAVATGLGLTSLALGFALKDILSNFISGLLILVLRPFELGDQIIVGETEGNVERIDLRATQLRTYDGRVVLVPNAEVFTSRIINNTAAPIRRGSVALFIGYDSDLQKAIGVIQKAAQATNGVLEEPAPSVRVQELGQDDIIIEARFWTDSRRSDFVATSSQVRQAIVAALKEAEIGLPDPDVRILVPRHSERWRSALAWKPSSIKPNRMDRNKPSP; encoded by the coding sequence GTGAACGCCTCTACAAAACGATTATTGCTGCGATCAGTTGCCACCGTGCTGGTGATTCTGCTATTTCTTCCTAGTGCTGTTGCTCAGGCAGAACAAGTAACAGTGCGTCTGGACGGACAAGCAGTATTCCGAGTAGGGGAAGTTGGAAAATTGGATGCGGCAGTACGCGTCCGGCAGATTGAGCGTCGCATGAATCGCTTGTTGGAAAATCCTGAGGCAATTGCACCACCTCGGATTGAACCTACGAACGCAAATAATACTGATCGTGTAATTACGATCGCCGGTGTGCCAGTAGTGACGGTGACAGAAACCGATGCTCAAGATAACCTAACAACGGTGAGTGTGCTGGCGACGCAGTGGTCACAAGCGATTGACACAGCCTTAAAACGCGCCAGCGAACGCCGCCTTTCTCCAGGAGGACGCTTTATCGCAGAAGTCCAAGCATCGATCGAAACAGCTTTTGGACGACTGATTGAATCTGCCATTGTGATTATTCCACGCGCCCTCGCTGCTCTGTTGGTGATTGGATTGTTTTGGGCGATCGCTACCTTCGTTCGTTGGTTGATGCGGATCATCTTTCGTCGCATTGTGGAAGACCTCACCATTGAGAATTTGATTAAGCAGGTCGCTTACTATGCGGTTTGGATCTTAGGCTTCATCGTGGCACTCGATGCCTTTGGGTTTGACCCGCAAGCAGTTGCCACAGGTTTAGGGTTGACCAGTTTGGCACTGGGGTTTGCACTTAAAGACATTCTCTCTAATTTCATTAGCGGTCTTTTGATTCTGGTATTGCGTCCGTTTGAGTTAGGCGATCAAATTATCGTGGGGGAAACAGAAGGTAATGTCGAACGGATTGATCTAAGAGCAACGCAACTTCGCACCTATGATGGTCGGGTGGTACTGGTGCCCAATGCTGAAGTATTTACCTCGCGCATTATCAATAACACGGCGGCTCCGATTCGTCGAGGCAGTGTGGCGCTTTTTATTGGCTATGATAGCGATCTTCAAAAAGCGATCGGCGTGATTCAAAAAGCTGCTCAAGCAACTAATGGCGTGCTGGAAGAACCCGCCCCCTCTGTTCGAGTTCAGGAGCTAGGACAAGATGACATTATCATTGAAGCTCGGTTCTGGACAGACTCTCGCCGATCAGACTTTGTAGCAACCAGTTCTCAAGTTAGACAAGCGATCGTGGCGGCACTCAAAGAAGCCGAGATTGGGCTACCCGACCCTGACGTGCGGATTTTAGTTCCACGTCATTCAGAGCGTTGGCGTTCGGCGTTGGCGTGGAAACCATCTTCCATCAAACCTAACCGAATGGACAGGAATAAACCCTCCCCTTAA
- a CDS encoding MFS transporter has protein sequence MQTFQLLRSLRNPIFARLYTAQVTNLLGDALTWLGLALLAFEEAGNNSAVVLSGALTLRVTAFVLLSPFAGVLADRLDRKTILVTTHLARMGIVSLLPFVNAVWQIYAIVFALNVFYAFFTPTYQATIPLVTGQEDYPQAIALSSATFQLLGVLGPGIAGAIAAFVGARQVFFLDAFTFLIAAILIITLPGQLRVEQAAAQNRSSGRTWQDIQAGTTRLFADRYLRYALAMQLVTSVTGAMILVNTVGYVQGVLKLGSVQYGWVMGAFGIGATLAAATVGSLGQHWTRTTIILLGASLITTALLPASYVKLPFLLVLWLVAGAGQTLVNVSAQTLIADRTPTEFQGRVYGAQFAWSHLWWLFSYPLAGWLGSYREDTSFLYGSLFGLVLLVMIQLILSPKEQKYVHKSYWHEHEHTHDEHHRHEHHPSILVTEPHRHPHQHGSLRHAHAYSGLHHHYDCEHD, from the coding sequence ATGCAGACCTTCCAACTGCTCCGGAGTCTCCGAAACCCAATTTTTGCTCGTCTATATACAGCACAAGTGACCAATTTACTAGGGGATGCGCTCACCTGGTTAGGGTTAGCATTGCTGGCATTTGAGGAGGCTGGCAATAATTCAGCCGTTGTGCTGTCAGGAGCCTTGACTTTACGAGTTACTGCCTTTGTTCTGTTGTCGCCATTTGCTGGGGTGCTTGCCGATCGCCTTGATCGCAAAACTATCCTTGTGACAACTCACTTAGCACGGATGGGAATCGTCAGCTTACTGCCATTTGTGAATGCAGTTTGGCAGATTTATGCAATCGTCTTTGCTTTAAATGTCTTTTACGCATTCTTCACGCCAACCTATCAAGCGACGATTCCGCTAGTGACAGGGCAAGAGGACTACCCCCAGGCGATCGCCCTTTCTAGTGCTACCTTTCAACTCCTGGGCGTTCTGGGTCCAGGGATTGCAGGCGCGATCGCAGCCTTTGTTGGAGCAAGGCAAGTCTTTTTTCTAGATGCCTTCACATTTCTAATCGCTGCGATTTTAATTATCACATTGCCTGGTCAACTGCGAGTTGAACAAGCAGCCGCTCAAAACCGCTCATCAGGTCGAACATGGCAAGACATTCAGGCAGGAACAACTCGCCTATTTGCCGATCGATATTTGCGATATGCGTTAGCAATGCAACTAGTGACTTCTGTGACAGGAGCCATGATTCTAGTCAATACTGTGGGCTATGTACAGGGTGTGCTCAAGCTAGGTAGTGTACAGTACGGTTGGGTAATGGGTGCATTTGGTATTGGAGCAACTCTTGCTGCTGCTACTGTTGGATCGTTAGGACAGCATTGGACGCGCACAACCATTATTTTGCTAGGAGCCAGCTTAATTACGACCGCGCTCCTCCCTGCCAGTTACGTTAAACTCCCATTTCTTTTAGTGCTGTGGTTAGTAGCAGGGGCAGGACAAACGTTAGTGAATGTGTCTGCTCAGACATTGATTGCTGACCGCACCCCAACCGAATTTCAAGGGCGAGTCTATGGTGCCCAGTTTGCCTGGAGCCATTTATGGTGGTTATTTTCCTATCCTCTAGCAGGCTGGTTGGGTAGTTATCGAGAAGATACGTCTTTTCTCTACGGTAGTTTGTTTGGTTTAGTTCTTCTCGTGATGATTCAACTGATTCTTTCGCCGAAAGAACAGAAGTATGTCCATAAAAGCTATTGGCATGAGCACGAACATACTCACGATGAACATCACCGACATGAGCATCATCCCAGCATTTTAGTAACAGAACCTCATAGGCATCCCCATCAACACGGCTCACTTCGTCATGCCCATGCCTACTCTGGATTACACCATCATTATGATTGTGAACATGATTAG
- a CDS encoding TetR/AcrR family transcriptional regulator, whose protein sequence is MPRTKTITDEEILAVARSLFIKEGAKASTRTLAKVVGISEAVIFQRFGTKEELFFAAMVLPEAQLEVMFNVQPGKKQVTTNLKLISLQIVSYFREVMPVFLSLISHPSFNMQTFLQHHTMPAMQIGNELTAYLTAELNLGRIYTDNAAVTATVLLSHLHNLVLSETIGAHQPIDTDRAISDAIAVLWNGLAP, encoded by the coding sequence ATGCCCCGCACTAAAACCATCACAGATGAAGAAATTCTTGCTGTGGCGCGATCGCTCTTCATCAAAGAAGGAGCGAAAGCTTCGACACGGACGCTTGCTAAAGTGGTAGGGATCTCTGAAGCTGTTATTTTCCAGCGATTTGGTACGAAAGAGGAGCTGTTCTTTGCCGCGATGGTGCTGCCAGAAGCGCAACTTGAGGTAATGTTCAACGTTCAACCTGGTAAGAAACAAGTAACGACAAACCTCAAATTAATTAGCTTGCAGATTGTTTCCTATTTCCGTGAGGTGATGCCAGTCTTTTTATCTCTCATCAGTCATCCATCCTTTAATATGCAAACTTTTTTGCAACATCATACGATGCCTGCGATGCAAATCGGAAATGAGTTAACAGCATATTTGACTGCTGAGTTAAATTTAGGGCGAATATATACAGATAATGCTGCGGTAACAGCAACAGTTTTACTTTCGCACTTACACAATTTAGTTTTGTCTGAAACCATTGGTGCTCATCAACCCATTGATACCGATCGTGCTATTTCTGATGCGATCGCGGTGTTGTGGAACGGACTAGCTCCGTGA
- a CDS encoding NAD(P)H-dependent oxidoreductase yields the protein MNLLEVQSSARLEKSVSRTLSDNFIHAWQVTHLQAPHQRRDIGSHPPAHPIELWTTANYTQPEDRSPAMTESLKESEQLIEELLWADRLLLGVPMYNFSIPSTFKTYLDNIVRVNRTFTFNPINHTFAGLATGKKALIITPSAGNFSPGTPLGHLNFCETYVCSILRFIGIEDTTVVAVPHQFMPNERQQHIENAHTQLMNLAANW from the coding sequence ATGAACCTACTCGAAGTTCAATCCAGCGCTCGGCTAGAAAAATCTGTTTCTCGTACCCTCAGTGATAACTTTATTCATGCATGGCAAGTAACGCATCTGCAAGCACCTCATCAACGGCGGGATATTGGTAGCCATCCTCCTGCTCACCCTATAGAACTATGGACAACGGCAAATTACACTCAACCAGAAGATCGCTCGCCTGCCATGACTGAATCGCTGAAAGAGTCTGAGCAACTGATTGAGGAATTGCTGTGGGCAGATCGGTTGCTGCTAGGTGTGCCGATGTATAACTTCAGCATACCTTCTACTTTCAAGACATATTTAGATAATATTGTGCGAGTCAATCGCACCTTTACTTTCAATCCCATCAATCATACCTTTGCAGGCTTAGCGACAGGCAAGAAAGCCTTGATAATTACGCCAAGTGCAGGCAATTTTTCGCCTGGTACGCCATTGGGACATCTGAATTTTTGTGAAACCTATGTGTGCTCTATTCTAAGGTTTATCGGTATTGAGGATACTACAGTTGTCGCTGTACCTCATCAGTTTATGCCTAACGAGCGACAGCAACACATCGAAAACGCACATACACAACTGATGAATTTAGCAGCAAACTGGTAG
- a CDS encoding RNA polymerase sigma-70 factor produces the protein MSQLKIFNQYRSLLFAIAYRILGSVSDAEDIVQEAWIRWQNTETIVKSPKAFLSKIVTRLCIDHHRSARVKREQYVGAWLPEPLVTELCTKDSAELAESLSFAFLMLLECLSPTERAVFLLREVFDYSYDDIAKTVGRSVSNCRQIVHRANHHLVLRRPAISLDSHANNILLKRFLDYWNQGDLQSLIALMAEDITFWSDGGGKTIAAQKPLHGCIKVARFLLAIRRSQLTPTMVPQIVTINGQPGIINLVNEKLHSVFSFDITNEQIQSIFAVVNPEKLKGIKQGCDRISYW, from the coding sequence ATGAGTCAATTAAAGATTTTCAATCAATACAGGTCGCTTCTGTTTGCAATCGCCTATAGGATATTAGGCAGCGTCAGTGATGCTGAAGACATTGTGCAAGAAGCTTGGATACGCTGGCAGAATACCGAAACCATAGTGAAATCCCCCAAGGCATTTCTATCAAAAATTGTGACTCGATTGTGTATTGATCACCATCGTTCTGCCCGTGTGAAGCGAGAACAGTATGTAGGAGCTTGGCTACCTGAACCTTTAGTAACGGAGTTGTGTACAAAGGATAGTGCGGAATTAGCAGAATCTCTTTCCTTTGCGTTTTTAATGCTGCTTGAATGTTTATCTCCTACGGAAAGAGCAGTATTTCTCTTACGCGAAGTGTTCGATTACAGTTACGATGATATTGCCAAAACTGTTGGTAGAAGTGTTTCAAATTGCCGTCAAATTGTACATCGCGCTAATCACCACCTTGTGCTACGCAGACCAGCGATCAGTCTAGATTCTCATGCGAATAATATCCTGTTAAAACGGTTTCTTGACTATTGGAATCAAGGGGATTTGCAGTCGCTCATTGCGTTGATGGCAGAAGACATAACTTTCTGGTCAGATGGAGGGGGCAAGACAATTGCAGCCCAGAAACCGCTACATGGTTGTATAAAGGTAGCTCGATTTTTATTAGCAATTCGACGCAGCCAATTGACCCCTACAATGGTTCCTCAAATTGTCACAATTAATGGACAGCCTGGAATCATCAATCTCGTCAATGAAAAGCTCCATAGCGTTTTTAGCTTTGATATTACAAATGAGCAGATCCAGTCAATTTTTGCAGTGGTCAACCCAGAAAAGCTAAAAGGTATTAAGCAGGGGTGCGATCGCATCTCATATTGGTAA